In one window of Chryseobacterium sp. JV274 DNA:
- a CDS encoding polysaccharide ABC transporter ATP-binding protein, producing MLALKAENISKQYRLGQVGTGTLSHDLNRFWYKIRGKEDPYLKIGETNDRTTKGDSEYVWSLRDIDFEIEKGDAVGIIGRNGAGKSTLLKVLSKVTKPTTGKIYTNGRIASLLEVGTGFHPEMTGRENVFLNGAILGMTRKEIKRKFDEIVDFSGVERYIDTPVKRYSSGMYVRLAFAVAAHLESEILIVDEVLAVGDADFQKKCLGKMNDVTKGEGRTILFVSHNMTAIKELCSSGILLHQGQLTYSGGILDTIAEYQKSSEKQSIYLHEGPLETALGNENIKILEFSVKPTKGQFLDIESGIKILLRFYNFKENINIDTTFELRTYEEAVVFHTGAPITTQNDSQKKEYVVEFEIPPHLLNTGNYYFKLMFGEDQRIPLFVANEIIGFEVENVKMGKNINVLPGIIRPDFNYIVK from the coding sequence ATGCTAGCTTTAAAAGCAGAAAACATATCTAAACAATACCGTCTGGGACAAGTCGGTACAGGAACATTGTCTCATGATCTCAACAGGTTCTGGTATAAAATAAGAGGAAAGGAAGATCCTTATTTGAAAATTGGAGAAACCAATGACAGAACAACCAAGGGAGACTCTGAATATGTATGGTCTCTCCGTGATATCGATTTTGAAATCGAAAAGGGAGATGCTGTAGGAATTATCGGAAGAAACGGTGCAGGAAAATCAACACTGTTAAAGGTTTTAAGTAAAGTTACAAAACCTACGACAGGTAAGATTTATACCAATGGAAGAATTGCTTCTCTATTGGAAGTAGGAACAGGATTTCATCCTGAAATGACAGGACGGGAAAATGTTTTTCTCAATGGTGCTATTTTAGGAATGACAAGGAAAGAAATCAAGAGAAAATTTGATGAAATTGTAGATTTTTCTGGTGTTGAGAGATATATTGATACTCCTGTTAAAAGATATTCTTCGGGAATGTATGTTCGCCTTGCGTTTGCTGTAGCAGCTCACTTAGAATCTGAGATTTTAATCGTTGACGAGGTTTTAGCAGTGGGTGATGCAGACTTTCAGAAAAAATGCCTTGGAAAGATGAATGATGTCACCAAAGGAGAAGGAAGAACCATCTTATTTGTAAGCCATAATATGACTGCAATAAAAGAGCTTTGTTCATCCGGAATTTTACTTCACCAAGGGCAGTTAACATATAGCGGAGGTATTTTAGATACCATTGCAGAATATCAGAAAAGCTCTGAGAAGCAATCAATTTACCTTCATGAAGGGCCGTTGGAAACAGCTTTAGGAAATGAAAATATCAAAATATTAGAATTTTCTGTTAAACCTACAAAAGGACAGTTTTTAGATATAGAATCAGGGATTAAAATCCTGCTTAGATTTTATAATTTCAAAGAAAATATCAATATTGATACAACTTTTGAGCTGAGAACATATGAAGAAGCGGTAGTTTTCCATACAGGGGCTCCCATTACTACTCAAAATGATTCTCAGAAAAAAGAATATGTTGTAGAATTCGAAATCCCACCACACTTACTCAATACGGGTAATTATTATTTCAAACTCATGTTTGGAGAAGATCAAAGAATCCCTCTTTTTGTAGCCAACGAAATAATAGGTTTTGAAGTTGAAAATGTAAAAATGGGTAAAAATATCAATGTATTACCCGGAATTATCAGACCTGATTTTAATTACATCGTAAAATAA
- a CDS encoding ABC transporter permease produces the protein MNEPQQKWTETIGANHSLFDLKLKEVWKYKDLVYMFVKRDFISSFKQTILGPIWFFINPILTTIVYLVIFGRIAKLPTDGAPPLLFYLAGVTLWNYFSASLLATSSTFTGNAGIFGKVYFPRLVTPLSIVISNLMRFGVQFILFILAWAYYYYKGEAHPNIWILATPFLIFLMALFALGVGMIFSSLTTKYKDLAMLLGFGVSLYMYATPVIYPASSLPGFFKKLAYYNPLTGIFECFKYAWIGVGDFSPAMLGISTIIILILLMIGIVVFNKVEKTFMDTV, from the coding sequence ATGAATGAACCACAACAGAAGTGGACTGAGACGATTGGTGCAAATCATTCGTTATTTGACTTGAAGCTAAAAGAAGTCTGGAAATACAAAGATCTTGTCTATATGTTTGTAAAGAGAGATTTTATATCCAGTTTTAAGCAGACTATTTTAGGACCTATATGGTTTTTTATCAATCCCATTCTAACAACCATCGTATATCTGGTTATTTTTGGAAGAATTGCGAAACTCCCAACAGATGGAGCACCACCTCTTCTTTTTTATCTGGCCGGCGTTACTCTTTGGAATTATTTTTCTGCCTCTTTACTGGCTACATCCTCCACTTTTACAGGAAATGCCGGAATTTTCGGAAAAGTATATTTTCCAAGACTGGTTACCCCATTGTCAATCGTCATCTCTAACCTTATGAGGTTTGGAGTACAGTTTATTCTATTCATCCTTGCGTGGGCTTATTATTACTATAAAGGAGAAGCCCATCCTAACATCTGGATTCTTGCAACCCCTTTTCTTATATTCCTGATGGCTCTTTTTGCATTAGGTGTTGGAATGATATTTTCTTCACTCACTACGAAATATAAAGATTTGGCAATGCTATTAGGTTTTGGGGTAAGCTTGTATATGTATGCAACTCCAGTAATATATCCTGCCTCCTCATTACCAGGATTCTTCAAAAAATTAGCATATTACAACCCCTTAACCGGTATTTTTGAATGTTTTAAATACGCTTGGATCGGTGTTGGAGACTTTTCTCCCGCTATGCTGGGAATTAGTACTATTATTATTCTTATCCTTTTGATGATAGGAATTGTTGTATTCAATAAAGTTGAAAAAACCTTTATGGATACGGTGTAA
- the rfbA gene encoding glucose-1-phosphate thymidylyltransferase RfbA translates to MKGIILAGGSGTRLYPLTIAVSKQLMPVYDKPMIYYPLSTLLLAGIKDILIITTPHDQAGFIKLLGDGSQIGCNIEYVVQPSPDGLAQAFILGDQFIGNDSAALVLGDNIFYGSEMGTLLKNKTNPNGGVVFAYHVADPERYGVVEFDKDLKAVSIEEKPINPKSNYAVPGLYFYDNDVVEIAKNIKPSARGELEITDINNVYLKNEKLEVAVLDRGTAWLDTGTFDSLHDASEFVSVIEKRQGFKIGCIEEIAFRNKFINEEKLLETAVKYGKSGYGEYLKQLIGK, encoded by the coding sequence ATGAAAGGAATAATATTAGCCGGAGGTTCCGGAACAAGACTTTACCCTCTAACCATTGCCGTAAGCAAGCAGCTGATGCCTGTTTATGACAAACCAATGATCTATTATCCGCTTTCCACACTTCTTTTAGCCGGAATCAAGGATATCCTAATCATTACTACCCCACACGACCAGGCCGGGTTTATCAAACTTTTGGGAGATGGTTCTCAAATTGGCTGTAATATAGAATATGTTGTACAGCCAAGCCCTGATGGTTTAGCGCAGGCATTTATTTTGGGAGACCAGTTTATCGGCAATGATTCTGCTGCACTGGTATTAGGTGATAATATTTTCTACGGTTCCGAAATGGGAACTTTACTGAAAAATAAAACCAACCCGAATGGAGGAGTTGTTTTTGCCTATCACGTTGCTGACCCCGAAAGATATGGGGTTGTAGAATTTGATAAAGATTTAAAGGCAGTTTCTATTGAAGAAAAACCTATAAATCCTAAGTCAAATTATGCAGTACCGGGTCTTTATTTTTATGATAACGATGTGGTAGAAATTGCTAAAAACATCAAGCCTTCTGCAAGAGGCGAGTTGGAAATTACTGATATCAACAACGTCTATTTAAAAAATGAAAAGCTTGAGGTTGCAGTTCTTGACAGAGGTACTGCATGGCTGGACACCGGAACTTTTGACTCTCTTCATGACGCTTCAGAATTTGTAAGTGTTATAGAAAAAAGACAAGGGTTTAAAATCGGCTGTATTGAAGAAATAGCGTTCAGGAATAAATTCATTAATGAAGAAAAACTGCTTGAAACTGCGGTAAAATATGGCAAAAGCGGCTATGGTGAATATCTGAAACAACTTATCGGGAAATAA
- the rfbB gene encoding dTDP-glucose 4,6-dehydratase has translation MKNIIITGGAGFIGSHVVREFVKNNPDTKIINLDALTYAGNLENLKDIENEPNYVFEKADITNPEELRKVFEKYNPDAVVHLAAESHVDRSITDPMAFINTNVNGTANLLNLCKEFWTLNPDHTHGRFPDEKRTNLFYHISTDEVYGSLGETGFFLETTSYDPQSPYSASKAASDHLVRAYGNTYGMPFIVSNCSNNYGPNHFPEKLIPLCISNIINERPLPIYGDGKYTRDWLFVIDHAKAIHQIFNEAKTGETYNIGGFNEWQNIDLVKELIKQMDAKLEKPEGYSEKLITFVKDRPGHDKRYAIDATKLNKDLGWKPSVTFEEGLGKTIDWYLENKEWLENVTSGNYQDYYNKQYS, from the coding sequence ATGAAAAACATTATCATTACAGGAGGTGCCGGATTCATCGGCTCCCATGTTGTAAGAGAATTTGTAAAAAACAATCCGGATACAAAGATCATCAATCTTGATGCCCTCACCTACGCCGGAAATCTTGAAAACTTAAAGGACATTGAAAATGAACCCAATTACGTTTTCGAAAAAGCAGACATCACAAACCCGGAAGAACTCAGAAAGGTTTTTGAAAAATATAATCCCGATGCTGTAGTACATTTGGCGGCAGAAAGTCATGTAGACAGAAGTATTACAGATCCAATGGCGTTTATTAACACCAATGTAAACGGAACAGCCAATCTTCTGAATCTTTGTAAAGAGTTCTGGACATTAAACCCTGACCACACCCATGGCAGATTCCCGGATGAAAAAAGAACCAACCTTTTCTACCATATTTCCACTGATGAAGTATATGGAAGTTTGGGTGAAACCGGATTCTTTTTAGAAACAACTTCATATGACCCTCAATCTCCATATTCTGCTTCAAAAGCAGCTTCTGATCATTTGGTAAGAGCTTATGGAAATACTTACGGAATGCCGTTCATCGTTTCTAATTGTTCAAACAATTATGGACCCAATCATTTTCCGGAAAAACTTATTCCTCTTTGCATCTCAAATATTATCAACGAAAGACCTCTTCCTATTTATGGTGATGGGAAATATACGAGAGACTGGTTATTTGTAATTGATCACGCCAAAGCAATTCATCAGATTTTCAATGAAGCAAAAACTGGTGAGACTTACAATATCGGAGGATTCAATGAGTGGCAGAATATTGATCTTGTAAAAGAACTGATCAAGCAAATGGATGCTAAACTAGAAAAACCGGAAGGCTATTCTGAAAAACTGATCACTTTTGTAAAGGACAGACCTGGCCATGACAAGCGCTATGCTATTGATGCCACGAAACTAAATAAGGACTTAGGCTGGAAACCTTCGGTAACTTTTGAAGAAGGGCTGGGAAAAACGATTGACTGGTATCTTGAAAATAAAGAATGGCTTGAAAATGTAACTTCAGGAAATTATCAGGATTACTACAACAAACAATACAGCTAA
- a CDS encoding UDP-glucose dehydrogenase family protein, with translation MNITIVGTGYVGLVTGTTLAELGNSVYCVDIDEKKVEGLKNGIVPIYEPNLEEMFLRNIQSERLFFTTDLKEALDKSEVIYLALPTPPGEDGSADLSYVLQVANNIGEMMTEYKVVVNKSTVPVGTADRVRETIASKTNLPFDVVSNPEFLREGFAVEDSMNPSRVVVGASSEKAKDIMSKIYQPFTNTGIPIIFMDEKSSELTKYAANSFLAVKITFMNEIANYCEKVGADVDKVRLGMGSDDRIGHRFLFPGIGYGGSCFPKDVKALIKSGKQEDFNFQILEATENVNTTQKVILVSEIEKYFGGTIKGKKIAMWGLAFKANTDDIREASSLDNIALLLEKGAEIIAYDAVAESNVQKLLGSKIQYAKGMYDALEDVDALFIATEWPEFKNPNFELMAKKMKNKVIFDGRNMYPLEIPEQNGFHYKSIGRKTISK, from the coding sequence TTGAATATAACGATTGTAGGAACAGGTTATGTGGGGCTAGTTACAGGAACTACTCTGGCAGAACTTGGCAATTCAGTATACTGTGTTGATATTGATGAAAAAAAAGTAGAAGGTTTGAAAAACGGCATTGTTCCCATCTATGAGCCTAACCTTGAAGAGATGTTTTTAAGAAACATTCAGTCTGAAAGATTATTTTTCACCACCGATCTTAAAGAAGCCTTAGATAAAAGCGAAGTCATATATCTGGCATTACCAACTCCTCCGGGAGAAGACGGTTCTGCAGATTTATCTTATGTACTTCAGGTAGCCAACAACATTGGTGAGATGATGACAGAATACAAAGTTGTTGTCAATAAAAGTACTGTTCCCGTAGGAACAGCGGACAGGGTAAGAGAAACAATCGCTTCCAAAACAAACCTCCCTTTTGATGTAGTTTCAAATCCTGAATTTTTAAGAGAAGGTTTTGCCGTTGAAGACTCTATGAATCCCTCAAGAGTAGTTGTAGGTGCCAGCTCAGAAAAAGCAAAAGACATCATGTCTAAAATCTACCAGCCTTTTACCAATACGGGAATTCCAATCATCTTTATGGATGAGAAATCATCGGAGCTTACAAAATATGCTGCGAACTCATTTTTAGCCGTAAAGATTACCTTTATGAACGAAATTGCAAACTACTGCGAAAAAGTAGGTGCAGATGTAGATAAGGTAAGACTGGGAATGGGTAGTGATGACAGAATTGGGCATAGATTCTTATTCCCGGGAATCGGATATGGAGGAAGCTGTTTTCCTAAAGATGTAAAAGCTCTTATCAAATCCGGGAAACAGGAAGATTTTAATTTCCAGATCCTGGAAGCTACTGAAAATGTAAACACCACACAAAAAGTAATTTTAGTGTCTGAAATCGAAAAGTATTTCGGTGGTACTATAAAAGGAAAGAAAATTGCCATGTGGGGACTTGCCTTCAAAGCAAATACAGATGATATCAGAGAGGCTTCATCTTTAGACAACATTGCTCTTTTATTAGAAAAGGGCGCAGAGATTATAGCCTATGATGCTGTTGCTGAAAGCAATGTTCAGAAACTCCTTGGCAGCAAAATACAATATGCCAAAGGAATGTATGACGCATTGGAAGATGTTGATGCATTATTTATCGCCACAGAATGGCCAGAGTTTAAAAATCCTAATTTTGAGCTTATGGCTAAAAAAATGAAAAACAAAGTCATTTTCGACGGCAGAAATATGTACCCATTGGAAATCCCTGAACAAAACGGATTTCATTATAAAAGTATAGGAAGAAAGACCATCTCAAAATAA
- the rimP gene encoding ribosome assembly cofactor RimP, translated as MEFRKRIDELLNEFLETRKDLFLIDLKISAGDDITVILDGDNGVSLQDCLDASRAIEFNMDREEHDFSLQVMSAGLSEPLSTPRQFGKNIGREIEVMLEDSSKIEGELSKVDDEKITLTLRYRKPKDIGKGKVDVEEEKEIPYSEIKKALVVIKF; from the coding sequence ATGGAGTTTAGAAAAAGAATTGACGAATTGTTAAATGAATTCCTTGAGACCAGAAAAGATCTGTTTCTTATTGATCTTAAAATTTCTGCAGGGGATGATATTACAGTGATTTTAGATGGTGATAACGGAGTTTCGCTGCAGGACTGCCTTGATGCAAGCCGTGCAATAGAATTCAATATGGATCGTGAAGAGCATGACTTCAGTCTTCAGGTGATGTCTGCGGGATTGAGCGAACCATTATCCACACCAAGACAGTTCGGTAAAAACATTGGAAGAGAGATTGAGGTAATGCTGGAAGATTCTTCCAAAATAGAAGGAGAATTGTCAAAAGTAGATGATGAAAAGATCACGCTTACTTTGCGTTATCGTAAGCCGAAAGATATCGGAAAAGGAAAAGTAGATGTAGAAGAGGAGAAGGAGATTCCTTACTCCGAAATCAAGAAAGCATTAGTAGTAATTAAATTTTAA
- the nusA gene encoding transcription termination factor NusA: MDNIALIESFGDFKDEKGISKIDLMAIIEDSLKTLLRKRFDSDDHFDVIVNPDKGDFQIFLNKTIVEDEMSEDDDLEIEISEAKKIDPTFEVGEDFTMEIPVAQLGRRNILTLKQILATKLQEHNNAMLYEQFRDKIGEIVVGEIHHIRHKHVILLDDEGNEFILPKENQIPSDFFKKGENIRAIVETVDFKGSKPQIIISRTAPKFLEKLLELEIPEIQDGTIMLKKVVRIPGEKAKIAVDAYDDRIDPVGACVGVKGSRIHGVVRELRNENIDVIQWSKNPEILVKRALGNVTVNKIDINEDQNYALVYTPVEEISKVIGKQGQNIRLASWLSGYEIDVYRESSEDDDVELREFNDDIEQWILDEFKKVGLTTAKSVLDKETESLLNMVDLEEETIEEVKRILREEFED; encoded by the coding sequence ATGGATAATATAGCGTTGATTGAATCCTTTGGTGATTTTAAAGACGAAAAGGGGATCAGTAAAATTGATCTTATGGCAATTATTGAAGATTCACTGAAGACTCTTTTGAGAAAAAGATTTGATTCGGATGATCATTTTGATGTGATTGTAAACCCAGATAAAGGAGATTTTCAGATATTTTTAAATAAAACAATTGTAGAGGACGAAATGTCTGAAGATGATGATTTGGAAATTGAAATTTCTGAAGCAAAGAAGATTGATCCTACCTTTGAAGTAGGTGAGGACTTTACAATGGAAATTCCTGTTGCACAGTTGGGAAGAAGAAATATTCTTACCCTTAAGCAGATTCTGGCTACAAAACTTCAGGAGCACAATAATGCAATGCTGTACGAGCAGTTTAGAGATAAAATTGGGGAAATAGTTGTAGGAGAAATCCACCATATCCGTCATAAGCACGTGATTTTGCTGGATGATGAAGGAAATGAATTTATTTTACCAAAAGAAAACCAGATCCCATCCGATTTCTTTAAAAAGGGTGAGAATATCAGAGCTATTGTTGAAACAGTAGACTTTAAAGGTTCTAAACCACAGATTATTATTTCCAGAACTGCACCTAAATTCCTTGAGAAATTATTAGAGCTGGAAATTCCTGAGATCCAGGACGGAACAATTATGCTGAAAAAGGTAGTAAGAATTCCTGGTGAAAAGGCGAAGATTGCAGTAGATGCTTATGATGACAGAATTGATCCGGTAGGTGCCTGTGTAGGTGTTAAAGGATCCAGAATTCATGGGGTTGTAAGAGAGTTGAGAAATGAGAACATCGATGTTATTCAGTGGTCTAAAAACCCTGAAATTTTGGTGAAGAGAGCTTTAGGAAATGTTACTGTCAATAAAATTGACATCAATGAGGATCAAAACTATGCATTAGTATATACTCCTGTTGAAGAGATTTCTAAAGTAATTGGAAAACAAGGACAGAATATTAGACTGGCTTCTTGGTTGTCAGGATATGAAATTGATGTATACAGAGAGTCCAGCGAGGATGACGATGTTGAATTGAGAGAATTTAATGACGATATCGAGCAGTGGATTTTGGATGAGTTTAAGAAAGTAGGACTTACAACTGCAAAATCAGTATTAGATAAAGAAACTGAAAGTCTTTTAAATATGGTAGACCTTGAAGAAGAAACAATCGAAGAGGTAAAACGTATTTTGAGAGAAGAATTTGAAGATTAA
- the infB gene encoding translation initiation factor IF-2: MPKIRLNKAVKEFNISMSRLVEFLQSKGIEVESNPNAQLEESAYSALEAEFAKDGEQRKASHEVVITKVPEEKLEIEEKKTPEVIRAKANKPETRILGKIDLEPKKPEVEEAPAAPVAPVATPVEEKKEEIVKEEQPEVKAAPEKQEFKVLDKIDLSQIESRNRPVKKDKPKMEEKKEEVKPVETVKETPKPAVVEEKKVETPKAAEAEPESQEPQKIETVYQKLDGPKIVGEKIDLTQFAPKPGSGAKKKRKRIEKPGGQNNQQGQGNNQNSGNNNNNQGGQGQGGNRPHNNNGGQGGQGGNRQGQGGQGNRPQGQGGQGGNRFGNNQGGGNRPQGQGGGGFKKGGQNNRPGQRVMPVELTDEQVKNQIKETLEKLTNKGGKSKSAKHRKDKRTFRREQDERQQELEAQDRTLKVTEFITVGELASLMNVSPTEVISACFSLGVMVTMNQRLEADTLLLVADEFGYKIEFSDADLEESDSEDEIDSEESLVSRAPVVTVMGHVDHGKTSLLDYVRKTNVIAGESGGITQHIGAYNVKLENGQRITFLDTPGHEAFTAMRARGAQITDIAIIVIAADDDVMPQTKEAIAHAQAAQVPMIIAINKVDKPNANPDNIRQQLSGLNPPVLVEEWGGNVQAQEISAKFGNNVDVLLEKVLLQAEMLELKANPDRSANGVVIEASLDKGRGYVATMLVQTGTLRVGDYVVAGKNHGKVKALLDERGKNLNEAGPSIPATILGLDGAPTAGDKFRVYADESEGKAIANKREQLQRELSIRTKKHTTLEELGRRIALGEFKELNIILKGDVDGSVEALSDQLQRLSTEEISVKILHSGVGQITESDINLAAASDAIIIGFNVRAGANAKELADREEIEIRTYSVIYKAIDEVKEAMEGMLSPEIQEQVIGNVEIREVFKISKVGSIAGCMVLTGKVTRQSKVRLLRDGIVKFDGELESLKRFKDDVKEVTKGYECGLNLKGYNDIEIGDILEVYEEVAVKKKLK, translated from the coding sequence ATGCCAAAAATTAGATTAAATAAAGCGGTTAAGGAATTCAACATTTCGATGTCCAGATTAGTAGAGTTTTTACAATCAAAGGGTATTGAAGTTGAAAGCAATCCTAACGCTCAATTGGAAGAATCGGCATATTCTGCATTGGAGGCTGAGTTTGCTAAAGACGGCGAACAACGAAAGGCTTCCCATGAGGTGGTGATCACTAAAGTTCCGGAAGAAAAACTGGAAATTGAAGAGAAGAAAACCCCTGAAGTGATAAGAGCTAAAGCAAATAAACCAGAAACTAGAATTTTAGGTAAAATAGATCTAGAACCTAAGAAGCCTGAAGTTGAGGAAGCTCCTGCAGCTCCTGTGGCTCCTGTTGCAACACCGGTTGAAGAAAAGAAAGAAGAAATCGTGAAAGAAGAACAGCCGGAAGTAAAAGCAGCTCCTGAAAAACAGGAATTCAAAGTTTTGGATAAGATTGATTTGTCTCAAATAGAATCTAGAAACAGACCTGTGAAAAAAGACAAGCCAAAAATGGAGGAGAAAAAAGAAGAAGTGAAACCTGTGGAAACAGTAAAAGAAACTCCAAAACCAGCTGTTGTGGAGGAGAAAAAAGTGGAAACTCCAAAAGCGGCTGAGGCTGAACCTGAATCTCAGGAGCCTCAGAAAATTGAGACAGTATATCAGAAACTTGACGGTCCTAAGATCGTTGGAGAAAAGATCGACTTGACTCAATTTGCACCAAAACCAGGTTCTGGAGCAAAAAAGAAAAGAAAGAGAATTGAAAAACCTGGTGGCCAAAACAACCAACAAGGTCAGGGGAATAATCAAAACTCAGGAAATAATAACAACAACCAAGGTGGTCAAGGCCAAGGTGGAAACCGTCCGCATAACAACAATGGTGGACAGGGTGGCCAAGGTGGAAACCGTCAGGGTCAAGGTGGCCAAGGAAACCGTCCACAAGGTCAAGGTGGTCAAGGAGGAAACCGTTTTGGAAACAACCAAGGTGGAGGAAACCGTCCTCAAGGTCAAGGTGGTGGTGGCTTCAAGAAAGGAGGCCAGAACAATAGACCTGGACAAAGAGTTATGCCAGTTGAGCTGACTGACGAGCAAGTTAAGAACCAGATCAAAGAAACACTAGAAAAACTTACTAATAAAGGAGGTAAATCTAAATCTGCAAAACACAGAAAAGACAAAAGAACTTTCCGTAGAGAGCAGGATGAGCGTCAGCAGGAGCTTGAGGCACAAGACAGAACTCTTAAAGTAACAGAATTCATCACTGTAGGTGAATTGGCAAGTTTGATGAATGTTTCTCCAACTGAAGTAATTTCTGCTTGTTTCTCACTAGGTGTAATGGTTACCATGAACCAAAGACTTGAAGCTGATACTTTATTATTGGTAGCAGATGAGTTTGGTTATAAAATTGAATTCTCGGATGCTGACCTTGAAGAAAGTGACAGCGAAGATGAAATCGACAGTGAAGAAAGCTTAGTATCAAGAGCGCCAGTAGTTACTGTAATGGGACACGTTGACCACGGTAAAACTTCATTATTGGATTATGTTAGAAAAACTAACGTAATTGCAGGTGAATCTGGAGGTATTACTCAGCACATCGGTGCTTATAACGTGAAACTGGAAAACGGTCAGAGAATTACATTCTTAGATACTCCTGGTCACGAAGCCTTTACAGCAATGAGAGCGAGAGGTGCACAAATCACGGATATTGCAATTATTGTAATTGCTGCTGATGATGATGTAATGCCACAAACGAAAGAAGCAATTGCTCACGCCCAGGCTGCACAGGTACCAATGATTATTGCAATCAATAAAGTTGATAAGCCAAATGCAAACCCTGATAACATTCGTCAACAGCTTTCAGGCTTAAACCCTCCGGTTTTAGTTGAAGAATGGGGTGGAAATGTTCAGGCGCAGGAAATTTCAGCTAAGTTTGGTAATAATGTAGACGTATTATTGGAAAAAGTTTTATTACAGGCTGAAATGCTTGAACTAAAAGCGAATCCTGATCGTTCTGCAAATGGTGTTGTTATTGAAGCATCTTTAGATAAAGGTAGAGGATATGTTGCTACCATGTTAGTACAAACCGGAACATTAAGAGTAGGAGACTATGTAGTAGCTGGTAAAAATCATGGTAAAGTAAAAGCGTTACTTGATGAAAGAGGTAAAAACCTTAATGAAGCTGGACCTTCAATTCCTGCAACAATCTTAGGTTTAGATGGAGCGCCAACTGCTGGTGATAAATTCCGTGTATATGCTGACGAAAGTGAAGGTAAGGCTATTGCCAACAAGAGAGAACAGCTTCAGAGAGAACTTTCTATCAGAACGAAAAAACATACAACGCTTGAAGAATTAGGTAGACGTATTGCTTTAGGAGAATTCAAAGAATTGAATATTATTCTTAAAGGTGACGTGGATGGTTCTGTGGAAGCACTTTCTGATCAGTTACAAAGATTGTCAACAGAGGAGATCAGCGTAAAAATCCTTCACTCAGGTGTAGGACAGATTACGGAATCTGATATCAATTTAGCAGCAGCATCAGATGCGATTATCATTGGATTTAATGTAAGAGCAGGTGCTAATGCCAAAGAGCTTGCAGACCGTGAGGAAATTGAAATCAGAACATACTCTGTAATCTATAAAGCAATAGATGAGGTAAAAGAAGCAATGGAAGGAATGCTTTCTCCGGAAATTCAGGAGCAGGTAATTGGTAATGTTGAAATCCGTGAGGTATTCAAGATTTCTAAGGTTGGTTCAATTGCCGGATGTATGGTTCTTACCGGAAAAGTTACAAGACAATCGAAAGTACGTCTGTTAAGAGATGGTATTGTTAAATTTGACGGTGAACTTGAAAGCTTGAAGCGTTTCAAAGACGATGTTAAAGAAGTCACAAAAGGCTACGAATGTGGTCTGAACCTGAAAGGTTATAATGATATCGAAATCGGAGATATTCTTGAAGTTTACGAAGAAGTAGCTGTTAAGAAGAAACTGAAATAA